Proteins from a genomic interval of Anaerolineae bacterium:
- a CDS encoding DUF2088 domain-containing protein, with product MTLPPFRWLRQQLFSHPLRDIAAAVAAEMARVLPVLAPGAQVAVTAGSRGVANITLILRSVCDAIRARGGEPFLVPAMGSHGGATVAGQLELLASLGVTEESVGAPIRATMEVETLGTSAGGTEVVLDRNAFTADGIVVVGRVKPHTDYEGRWESGLAKMMAVGLGKEAGATRIHRLGATGLRDVIPEAARLILARAPVIAGLAVLEDAMGQTWRVVGVTPQELLEREAELLEEAKSHAPRLPFTEADLLIVDYLGKDVSGTGMDTKVIGRMRLEGQPEPVRPRIRYLAALDLTDASHGNANGLGLADVITERLLAKTDLNALRVNAAACGFWERAKVPVAFASDAAAIAAALRSTGLPPEVARVCRIRNTLRLDQMVVSEALVPSLEGEVQLGPEYELRFDAAGNLTDHEHFPDTGSPTW from the coding sequence GTGACCCTCCCGCCCTTCCGTTGGCTGAGGCAGCAGTTGTTCTCCCATCCCCTGCGCGACATTGCTGCCGCCGTTGCCGCCGAGATGGCCCGGGTGCTTCCCGTCCTGGCTCCCGGGGCGCAGGTCGCCGTCACGGCCGGCAGTCGGGGTGTCGCCAACATCACCCTTATACTTCGCTCCGTCTGCGACGCCATCCGCGCCCGCGGCGGGGAGCCTTTCCTGGTTCCCGCCATGGGCTCCCATGGCGGCGCCACTGTCGCCGGCCAGCTGGAGTTGCTCGCCTCCCTGGGCGTGACCGAGGAGAGCGTGGGGGCACCCATCCGGGCCACCATGGAGGTGGAGACCCTGGGGACGTCCGCTGGCGGCACCGAGGTGGTCCTCGACCGGAACGCCTTCACCGCCGACGGCATCGTGGTGGTGGGTCGGGTGAAACCGCACACCGACTACGAGGGCCGCTGGGAGAGCGGGCTGGCCAAGATGATGGCCGTCGGCCTGGGCAAAGAGGCCGGCGCCACCCGCATCCACCGTCTGGGAGCGACCGGCTTGCGCGACGTCATCCCCGAGGCTGCCAGGCTCATCTTGGCCCGTGCCCCGGTGATCGCCGGACTGGCCGTGTTGGAGGATGCCATGGGCCAGACGTGGCGCGTGGTCGGGGTGACGCCTCAGGAGCTGCTGGAGCGCGAGGCGGAGCTCCTCGAGGAAGCCAAGAGCCACGCCCCTCGTCTTCCCTTCACTGAGGCCGACTTGCTCATCGTGGACTACCTGGGTAAGGACGTCAGCGGCACCGGCATGGATACCAAGGTGATAGGACGAATGCGCCTTGAGGGCCAGCCGGAGCCCGTGCGTCCCCGAATCCGCTATCTGGCAGCGCTCGACCTGACCGACGCCTCCCACGGAAACGCCAACGGCCTCGGCCTCGCCGACGTGATCACCGAGCGACTGCTGGCCAAGACCGACCTGAACGCCTTACGGGTCAACGCCGCCGCCTGCGGGTTCTGGGAGCGGGCCAAGGTGCCGGTCGCCTTCGCCAGCGACGCCGCTGCCATCGCGGCCGCTCTGCGCTCCACCGGGCTCCCACCTGAGGTAGCACGCGTGTGCCGCATCCGGAATACCCTGCGGTTGGACCAGATGGTTGTCAGCGAGGCACTGGTGCCTTCGTTGGAGGGAGAGGTGCAGTTGGGGCCAGAGTATGAACTTCGTTTTGACGCCGCTGGCAACCTAACCGACCACGAGCACTTTCCCGACACTGGCAGCCCCACCTGGTGA
- the araB gene encoding ribulokinase, with amino-acid sequence MTDKYTVGVDFGTESGRTVLVRVSDGEEVASHVHPYADGVIDEALPTTGQRLEPDWALQNPADYVETLRRGVPAVLEQAGASADDVIGVGIDFTACTMMPIDDRGTPLCLRERWRGEPHAWVKLWKHHAAQPEADRVNKVARERGEAFLRRYGGKISSEWFIPKALQILEEAPHVYDAAHKLIEGADWIVMLLTGQEKRNACTAGYKAIWSKAEGYPSEDYFAALNPRMRRIVDEKMSRDIYPLGARAGGITPYAAELTGLRQGTAVAVGNVDAHVSVPATTVVEPNRLVMIMGTSTCHMVCGTEMREVEGMCGVVEDGILPGYFGFEAGQSCVGDHFAWFVENAVPEEYAAEARRRGLSLHQYLEEKASALRAGQSGLLALDWWNGNRSVLVDADLTGVLLGATLATRPEEIYLALIEATAYGTRVIIDAFKNSGVPINDVVTCGGLPGRNRLLMQVYADVLGRELKVAASQQAGALGSAMHGAVAAGKAAGGYDTIQEAAAHMAYLADVTYRPDERAHAVYDRLYAEYRTLHDYFGRGQNDVMKRLKALKIEVLAGLGA; translated from the coding sequence ATGACCGACAAGTACACCGTGGGAGTGGACTTCGGCACTGAGTCGGGCCGCACTGTCCTGGTGCGGGTGAGCGATGGTGAGGAGGTGGCCTCCCACGTTCACCCCTACGCCGACGGCGTCATTGACGAGGCCCTCCCCACTACCGGCCAGCGCCTAGAGCCGGACTGGGCCCTGCAGAACCCGGCCGACTACGTCGAAACGCTGCGTCGGGGGGTGCCCGCCGTCCTCGAACAGGCCGGGGCCAGCGCCGACGACGTCATCGGGGTGGGCATTGACTTCACCGCCTGTACCATGATGCCGATAGACGATCGCGGCACTCCCCTGTGCCTGCGCGAACGCTGGCGAGGCGAGCCCCACGCGTGGGTGAAGCTGTGGAAGCACCATGCCGCCCAGCCCGAGGCCGATCGGGTCAACAAGGTGGCCCGGGAGCGAGGCGAGGCCTTCCTCCGTCGCTACGGCGGTAAGATCTCCTCCGAGTGGTTCATCCCCAAGGCGCTCCAGATCCTGGAGGAGGCACCTCACGTCTACGATGCCGCCCACAAGCTGATCGAGGGCGCCGACTGGATCGTCATGCTCCTTACCGGCCAGGAGAAGCGCAATGCCTGCACCGCCGGCTACAAGGCCATCTGGAGCAAGGCCGAGGGTTACCCCAGCGAGGACTACTTCGCCGCCCTGAACCCGAGAATGCGCCGCATCGTGGACGAGAAGATGTCTCGCGATATCTATCCCCTGGGCGCCCGGGCCGGAGGCATCACCCCCTACGCCGCCGAACTCACCGGGCTGCGCCAGGGCACCGCGGTCGCCGTGGGCAACGTGGACGCCCACGTCTCCGTCCCCGCCACCACCGTGGTCGAGCCCAATCGCCTCGTCATGATCATGGGCACCTCCACCTGCCACATGGTGTGCGGCACTGAAATGCGCGAGGTGGAGGGAATGTGCGGCGTGGTGGAGGACGGCATCCTCCCCGGATACTTCGGCTTCGAGGCCGGCCAGTCTTGCGTCGGCGATCATTTCGCCTGGTTCGTGGAGAACGCCGTCCCCGAGGAGTACGCTGCCGAAGCCAGACGCCGCGGACTCAGCCTGCACCAGTACCTGGAGGAGAAGGCGTCCGCCCTCAGAGCCGGGCAGAGCGGGCTTCTGGCCCTGGACTGGTGGAACGGCAACCGTTCCGTCCTGGTGGACGCCGACCTCACCGGAGTGCTACTGGGGGCCACCCTGGCCACTCGCCCCGAGGAGATCTACCTGGCACTCATCGAAGCCACCGCCTACGGCACCCGAGTCATAATAGACGCCTTCAAGAACAGCGGGGTGCCCATCAACGACGTGGTCACCTGTGGCGGGCTGCCCGGCCGCAATCGCCTGCTCATGCAGGTCTATGCCGACGTCCTAGGGCGCGAACTCAAGGTGGCCGCCAGCCAGCAGGCGGGCGCGTTGGGCAGTGCCATGCACGGCGCGGTGGCCGCGGGCAAGGCGGCTGGGGGGTACGATACCATCCAGGAGGCCGCAGCCCACATGGCCTACTTGGCGGATGTCACTTACCGGCCCGACGAGCGAGCCCATGCCGTCTACGACCGCCTCTACGCCGAATACCGCACCCTTCACGACTACTTTGGCCGAGGACAGAACGACGTCATGAAGCGCCTCAAGGCCCTGAAGATCGAAGTCCTGGCCGGCTTGGGCGCCTGA
- a CDS encoding glutaredoxin family protein — MAVEVNQVEGKDVGDIFMYALSTCVWCRRTKALLNELGLAYRYVDVDLQQGEDRRKVIEDVSRWNPARSFPTLVVNQERAIVGFDERAIRELAQDD; from the coding sequence ATGGCTGTGGAAGTGAACCAGGTTGAAGGCAAGGACGTCGGTGACATCTTCATGTATGCCCTCAGCACCTGCGTGTGGTGCCGGAGGACTAAGGCCCTTCTGAACGAGTTGGGCCTTGCCTACCGGTACGTGGATGTGGACCTACAGCAGGGCGAGGACCGCCGCAAGGTCATAGAGGACGTGAGCCGCTGGAACCCAGCCCGCTCCTTCCCCACCCTGGTGGTGAACCAGGAGCGGGCCATAGTGGGGTTCGACGAGCGTGCCATCCGGGAGCTGGCCCAGGATGACTGA
- a CDS encoding translation initiation factor IF-3 has product MGSRDYRVNEQIRVPEVRVIDHDGKQLGVMPTRQALAVAAERGLDLVEVAPNADPPVTRIIDYGKFAYQRARREREARKAQKTTEVKEIRLRPKTGEHDIGYKMRDARRFLQRGDKVRLRVIFRGREMAHMDIGRDMLNRLASDLNDVGTVEQPPAMEGRTMNLVLAPHKGR; this is encoded by the coding sequence ATAGGCAGCAGAGACTACCGCGTCAACGAGCAGATCCGCGTGCCAGAGGTGCGCGTCATTGATCACGACGGGAAGCAGTTGGGTGTCATGCCGACGCGGCAGGCTCTAGCGGTTGCGGCGGAAAGGGGTCTCGACCTGGTGGAAGTAGCCCCTAACGCGGATCCTCCCGTAACCCGGATCATTGACTACGGGAAGTTCGCCTACCAGCGGGCTCGGCGGGAGCGGGAAGCGAGGAAGGCCCAGAAGACCACCGAGGTCAAGGAGATTCGCCTGCGGCCAAAGACGGGCGAGCACGACATAGGCTACAAGATGCGCGATGCTCGCCGCTTCCTCCAGCGTGGAGACAAGGTGCGCCTTCGCGTCATCTTTCGCGGCCGAGAGATGGCCCACATGGACATCGGCCGCGACATGCTGAATCGGCTGGCGTCGGATCTGAATGACGTGGGCACAGTCGAGCAGCCACCTGCCATGGAAGGCCGCACCATGAACCTGGTGCTGGCACCGCATAAGGGCAGGTAG
- a CDS encoding NAD(P)-dependent alcohol dehydrogenase, with amino-acid sequence MRAAYLVRPRTIEIREVPIPQPQPGEVLVKVRAVGVCGSDVHYYLQGRIGENVATEPHIMGHEFAGEVAELGPGVQGLCVGQMVAVEPAISCGQCEMCREGHPNLCLHIRFMSVPPDQGALAEYVVVERERCFPLPEGLTAEDGAMLEPLGVALHAMRLAKMLVGDSVAVVGCGPIGLLALQLARVSGAVTLFATDRHDYRLGYARRYGAGTVVNVDREDPVVRLAQVTEGRGADLVIEAAGSAEGPEQAIRLARNGGKVLLIGIPAENEFTLTASTARRKGLTIKMVRRMKHTYPRAIALAQAGMVDLRSMVTHRFPLEETGRAFELVAEEGDGVVKAMVEML; translated from the coding sequence TTGAGAGCAGCCTACCTAGTACGTCCAAGAACCATCGAGATCCGCGAGGTGCCCATCCCTCAGCCGCAACCGGGCGAGGTGCTGGTGAAGGTCCGAGCCGTGGGTGTCTGCGGCTCCGATGTGCACTACTACTTGCAGGGGCGCATCGGCGAGAACGTCGCCACCGAGCCCCACATCATGGGACACGAGTTCGCCGGTGAGGTCGCCGAGCTGGGTCCCGGAGTCCAGGGGCTGTGCGTGGGGCAGATGGTGGCGGTGGAGCCGGCCATTTCCTGCGGCCAGTGCGAGATGTGCCGCGAGGGGCACCCCAACCTCTGCCTGCACATTCGGTTCATGAGCGTGCCTCCCGATCAGGGCGCCCTGGCCGAGTACGTGGTGGTGGAACGGGAGCGGTGCTTCCCCCTGCCCGAGGGCCTCACCGCCGAAGATGGCGCCATGCTCGAACCCCTGGGAGTGGCCCTGCACGCCATGCGGTTGGCCAAGATGCTTGTCGGCGATAGCGTGGCGGTGGTGGGCTGTGGGCCCATCGGGCTCTTGGCCCTGCAGCTGGCCCGCGTTTCGGGGGCGGTGACCCTGTTCGCCACCGACAGGCACGACTACCGGCTGGGGTACGCCCGCCGCTATGGCGCCGGCACCGTCGTCAATGTGGACCGAGAGGATCCGGTGGTCCGTCTGGCCCAGGTCACCGAGGGACGAGGCGCCGACCTCGTTATCGAGGCCGCCGGCTCGGCCGAGGGCCCCGAGCAGGCCATCCGGCTGGCCCGGAACGGCGGGAAGGTGCTCCTCATCGGCATTCCCGCCGAGAACGAGTTCACCCTGACCGCCAGCACTGCCCGGCGCAAGGGCCTCACCATCAAGATGGTGCGCCGCATGAAGCACACCTACCCCCGCGCCATCGCCCTGGCCCAGGCAGGGATGGTGGATCTGCGCAGCATGGTAACCCACCGCTTCCCTCTGGAAGAGACCGGCCGCGCCTTCGAGCTGGTGGCCGAGGAAGGCGACGGCGTGGTGAAGGCAATGGTGGAGATGCTCTAG
- the rplT gene encoding 50S ribosomal protein L20, with translation MPRVKGGPVTRRRHKKIIKMTKGQYGSRGKLWRRSNEAMLKSLSYAYRDRRNRKRDMRRLWITRINAAARQHGLSYSQFMYGLSQAGVELDRKTLSDLAVRDPEVFAKLAATAAGV, from the coding sequence GTGCCTAGGGTTAAGGGCGGACCGGTTACCCGTCGCCGCCACAAGAAGATCATCAAGATGACCAAGGGCCAGTATGGCAGCCGCGGCAAGCTCTGGCGCCGCAGCAACGAGGCCATGCTCAAGTCCTTGTCCTACGCCTACCGCGACCGCCGCAATCGCAAGCGGGACATGCGCCGCCTGTGGATCACCCGCATCAACGCCGCCGCCCGCCAGCACGGTCTGAGCTACAGCCAGTTCATGTACGGCTTGTCTCAGGCCGGCGTTGAGCTCGACCGCAAGACCCTGAGTGATCTGGCTGTGCGCGACCCGGAGGTCTTTGCCAAGCTGGCTGCTACCGCCGCCGGCGTCTGA
- a CDS encoding prolyl oligopeptidase family serine peptidase yields the protein MSDSESTPSWAGLVLPQPYPDMMRQHLFRAADRVLRRQMPIYSLRSWEVRREQIRAQLIHSLGGFPERTPLNAQITSTHQREGYRIENVAFESQPGFYVTGSVFVPDRLTGPAPAILCPHGHWPLGRYQEPVQRRMVGLARRGYVVLSVDAVGYNDREPMGHRRSWYLFAAGQTLQGVQLWDNIRAIDYLCSRDDVDPERIGCTGCSGGGNQTMYVSALDERIKASVPVCSVEIVSDYMEKAFCTCETIPGLVGIADLTEITAMIAPRALLLIHGILDRGFPILSARLAADRIAEVYALYDASRFATFESYDEHAYNEEMRRAMYAWFDRWLMGRPQVASHLALEAEGKEEAPGESYLRVFPAGLPAGAIGLADLFAARVECLPETPEPEDAQGVRQRQQSLAEALWQILGGRPLDVPLDVRLVTEEQRKGYRLERFWFRSEPDIVLPAVLARPDSGEAPDVYLYLLEGGKDALPEAETLSLLDQGHAVYAFDPRGVGETKPDRDHDFLSALALGRPLVGMRAWDTMCSVSYLLGRKDIGRVHLVARGSLAASMTGLLAAALDRRIASATLEALPATLCLPFAAEEADPLYLPGLLLVADVPDILGMVAPRPLRLERALDGELKSLSPDAARQALASALSAYQLLGAPGALALGT from the coding sequence ATGAGCGACAGCGAAAGCACTCCGTCCTGGGCGGGCCTCGTACTCCCACAACCGTATCCCGACATGATGCGTCAGCACCTGTTCCGGGCTGCCGATCGCGTGCTGCGCCGACAGATGCCCATCTACAGCCTGCGGTCCTGGGAGGTGCGTCGCGAACAGATCCGCGCCCAGCTGATCCACTCCCTGGGCGGCTTCCCCGAGCGCACTCCCCTCAACGCTCAGATCACCTCGACCCACCAGCGGGAGGGCTACCGCATCGAGAACGTGGCCTTCGAGAGCCAGCCCGGCTTCTACGTCACCGGCAGCGTCTTCGTCCCCGACCGGCTCACCGGGCCTGCTCCCGCCATCCTCTGCCCCCACGGTCACTGGCCCCTGGGCCGCTACCAGGAGCCAGTGCAGCGGCGCATGGTGGGGCTGGCGCGGCGCGGATACGTGGTCCTCTCGGTCGATGCGGTGGGCTACAACGACCGCGAGCCCATGGGCCACCGACGGTCCTGGTATCTGTTCGCCGCCGGGCAGACCCTCCAGGGCGTCCAGCTGTGGGACAACATCCGCGCCATAGACTACCTCTGCTCCCGCGACGACGTGGACCCGGAGCGCATCGGCTGCACGGGCTGCTCTGGCGGCGGCAACCAGACCATGTACGTCTCCGCTCTGGACGAGCGAATCAAGGCCTCCGTGCCCGTTTGCTCGGTGGAGATCGTGAGTGACTACATGGAGAAGGCCTTCTGCACCTGCGAGACCATCCCCGGCCTGGTCGGCATCGCCGACCTGACCGAGATCACTGCCATGATCGCGCCCAGGGCCCTGCTCCTCATCCACGGCATCCTGGACCGAGGCTTCCCCATCCTCTCGGCGCGCCTGGCCGCCGACCGGATCGCCGAGGTGTACGCCCTATACGACGCTTCCCGGTTCGCCACCTTCGAGAGCTACGACGAGCACGCCTATAACGAGGAAATGCGCCGCGCCATGTACGCCTGGTTCGACCGTTGGCTGATGGGGCGGCCCCAGGTGGCGAGCCACTTGGCGCTGGAGGCCGAGGGCAAAGAGGAGGCACCCGGCGAGAGCTACCTGCGCGTCTTCCCCGCCGGCCTTCCCGCAGGAGCCATCGGCCTGGCGGACCTGTTCGCCGCTCGCGTCGAGTGCCTGCCAGAAACGCCCGAGCCGGAAGACGCTCAGGGCGTCCGGCAGCGGCAGCAGTCGCTGGCCGAGGCCCTGTGGCAGATCCTGGGAGGCCGACCGCTCGACGTTCCCCTCGACGTGCGCCTGGTGACGGAGGAACAGCGGAAGGGTTACCGACTGGAGCGGTTCTGGTTCCGCAGCGAGCCCGACATCGTCCTGCCCGCAGTTCTGGCGCGGCCTGACTCAGGCGAAGCACCCGATGTCTACCTCTATCTGCTAGAGGGGGGCAAGGATGCCCTGCCCGAGGCTGAAACACTCTCCCTGCTCGATCAGGGCCATGCCGTCTACGCCTTCGATCCCCGAGGCGTGGGCGAGACCAAGCCCGACCGCGACCACGACTTCCTCTCTGCCTTGGCCCTGGGCCGGCCCCTCGTGGGCATGCGCGCCTGGGACACGATGTGCAGCGTCAGCTACCTCCTGGGACGAAAGGACATCGGTCGCGTGCACCTGGTCGCACGCGGATCGCTCGCCGCCTCGATGACTGGGCTCTTGGCGGCGGCCCTGGATCGCCGGATCGCCTCGGCCACCTTGGAGGCGCTTCCTGCCACTCTGTGCCTGCCCTTCGCCGCCGAGGAGGCAGACCCTCTATACTTGCCCGGGCTTCTCTTGGTGGCAGACGTGCCCGACATCCTGGGAATGGTAGCGCCACGGCCACTCAGGCTGGAGCGCGCGCTGGACGGGGAACTGAAGTCCCTGTCTCCGGACGCGGCCCGCCAGGCCCTGGCTTCGGCCCTGAGCGCCTACCAGCTGCTGGGCGCTCCCGGAGCCCTGGCGCTGGGCACATGA
- a CDS encoding transcriptional regulator, with protein MFVSKSTYWALKALIYLASQPPGSGPHLSAQVAAAVGAPAAGTAKVLRRLSLAGVLASLRGSKGGFLLARSPQDLTVYDVSCAVDGRLPDGHQPAADPALPLAAGLEAFLATAQAQAVAAMRSTTIADLLTDCGRTEAERR; from the coding sequence GTGTTTGTCAGCAAGAGCACCTACTGGGCCCTGAAGGCCCTCATCTACTTAGCCTCTCAGCCACCCGGCTCGGGGCCTCATCTCTCGGCCCAGGTCGCTGCAGCTGTGGGCGCTCCCGCGGCCGGCACCGCCAAGGTACTGCGCCGTCTCTCTCTGGCCGGCGTGTTGGCGTCCCTGCGCGGCTCAAAGGGTGGATTCCTGCTGGCCCGGTCTCCTCAGGACTTGACCGTGTATGACGTGTCCTGCGCCGTGGACGGAAGGCTGCCCGACGGGCACCAGCCGGCAGCCGACCCCGCCCTGCCTCTTGCCGCCGGCCTCGAGGCCTTCCTCGCCACGGCCCAGGCGCAGGCAGTCGCCGCCATGCGCTCCACCACCATCGCCGATCTCCTTACCGACTGCGGCCGCACCGAGGCCGAGCGCCGATGA
- a CDS encoding HAD family hydrolase, whose translation MDYRAVVFDFDYTLVDSSEGILDCISYALDQLGLPAVSAERACRTIGLSLPEIFVELAGTEQAARSDEFGRLFVDRADRVMNEMTRLYPEARAAIEELLECGLRLGIVSTKYRYRIERFLESEGLRTAFAVVVGREDVPVPKPDPYGLVDAIARLGVVRQQALYVGDSVVDAETASRAGVDFVAVLSGATEAGEFGPYAPVAVLPSLAELPELLGCPG comes from the coding sequence GTGGACTACCGTGCCGTGGTGTTCGACTTTGACTACACGCTGGTGGACTCGTCCGAGGGGATTCTGGACTGCATCAGCTACGCGCTGGACCAGCTGGGCCTCCCTGCCGTGTCGGCGGAGCGGGCGTGCCGCACCATCGGCCTCTCCCTGCCCGAGATCTTCGTGGAGCTGGCCGGCACGGAGCAGGCCGCCCGCAGCGACGAGTTTGGGCGCCTCTTCGTGGACCGGGCCGATCGGGTGATGAACGAGATGACCCGCCTGTACCCCGAGGCGCGCGCTGCCATTGAGGAGTTGCTCGAGTGCGGCCTGAGGCTGGGCATCGTCTCCACTAAGTACCGCTATCGCATCGAGCGGTTCCTCGAATCGGAGGGGCTCAGGACCGCCTTCGCCGTGGTAGTGGGGCGGGAGGACGTGCCTGTGCCCAAGCCCGACCCCTACGGCCTTGTCGATGCCATCGCTCGATTGGGGGTCGTCCGGCAGCAGGCGCTGTACGTGGGCGACAGCGTGGTGGACGCCGAGACAGCCAGCAGGGCAGGGGTGGACTTCGTCGCCGTCCTCTCCGGCGCCACCGAGGCCGGGGAGTTTGGCCCCTATGCCCCAGTGGCCGTGCTCCCCTCCCTGGCCGAGCTGCCGGAGTTGCTTGGCTGCCCCGGATAG
- a CDS encoding ferredoxin:glutaredoxin reductase, whose protein sequence is MTEPTQVTAEEVDRLYEKLTREQGASAYYLNPDVAFTKELVHGLLVNERRYGYQSCPCRLASGIEEEDRDIICPCDYRDPDLNDYDTCYCGLYVTEPVVRGEKTIGSIPERRPPPEVRQREREEAQRRGIESLAYPVWRCRVCGYLCARDEPPERCPICKVKKERFERFM, encoded by the coding sequence ATGACTGAGCCAACCCAGGTGACCGCCGAAGAGGTGGATCGGCTCTACGAGAAGCTCACTCGGGAGCAGGGTGCCTCCGCCTACTATCTCAACCCGGACGTGGCCTTCACCAAGGAGCTGGTGCACGGCCTGCTGGTCAACGAGAGGCGGTACGGCTATCAGAGTTGCCCCTGCCGACTGGCTTCGGGGATCGAGGAGGAGGATCGCGACATCATCTGCCCGTGCGACTACCGCGACCCCGACCTCAACGACTACGATACCTGCTACTGCGGCCTGTACGTGACCGAGCCCGTGGTGCGGGGGGAGAAGACCATTGGCTCCATTCCCGAGCGGCGGCCACCCCCTGAGGTCCGCCAGAGAGAACGAGAGGAGGCCCAGCGCCGGGGTATCGAGTCGCTCGCTTACCCCGTGTGGCGCTGTCGGGTGTGTGGCTACCTCTGCGCCCGGGATGAGCCTCCCGAACGGTGCCCCATCTGTAAGGTGAAGAAGGAACGCTTCGAGCGCTTCATGTAA
- the rpmI gene encoding 50S ribosomal protein L35, translating to MPKIKTHKATAKRFKYSGAGKLMRTRGPKSHLRRRKAPRVKRMLSEMIIVEDHATRVRVRRLAPYLD from the coding sequence ATGCCGAAGATCAAGACACACAAGGCCACGGCCAAGCGTTTCAAGTACAGCGGTGCGGGCAAGCTCATGCGCACCCGTGGCCCCAAGAGCCACCTGCGTCGCCGTAAGGCGCCCAGGGTGAAGCGGATGCTGTCCGAGATGATCATAGTCGAGGACCACGCCACTCGGGTCCGGGTGCGGCGTCTGGCCCCGTACCTAGACTGA